AACTCGGGCTGAAATTGcagttggagaaaaaaaaataaattttgccaTGTTTTATTTTACCTACATACCTAAAAATTTGCAttgtaaaattaagaaaaacgATGACAGTTTAGAGTGACTTATTCCAAAATTGTGTATTGTATTTACTTCCAATTTATCTGATTACCTTTCTATTGTATTCTTAGGAAATTCTTAAGAATGAAAATTatagagaagaaatgaaacagaaaataaaagaggtaTCTGAAAAAGATAAGCTGCTTCAGGCCCAGGAATACAAGGAGGGACTCATTGCTGAACCAGTTCATACTCGTGTTAAAGGCCATGCATCAGCCCCTTACTATGGAAAGAAGGAGCCTTCGCAAGATCCAGCAAGCACTGCAAGCACCTTTCAGCCAGGTTCCTGGATGCCACCAAGCAGTTgtaatagtagtagtagtaaataaacaaatgcaatGTACAGATGCTGCTAATGGATATTTTAACAGACAACATAAACAGCAATTATATATAAGTGAGTGTGCAATAAACTAATGTTAAATCAggttcatttatttttgcagaactGTTTAAATAGGTTTAATTGTGACAAACAACTGTAAAGTgagtttaatgaaaaaatggaTGTGTTACTATGTAAGTTTGTTTTCAACAGTTGCTGTTCATCTCATGACATCATACGTAGAAAGTTTTTTAGTTAATATTCTTAGATAATTCTAGATTGTGCTTTCTTCAAAGACTCATTTAGTTTTAAAGTTGGGTTTGATGTAATAAATTTTAGTTAACCAGCACAATTAGATTTTCCCAAACCTAGGCATCAGTTCAAGATAGTTCTTCAGAATGCTTATTAATTCCCTCTGCAATGAAAATGTGCTTTCGTCTGGCAAGTGCATGGGAAAGTTGATTTCATTAACCATCACTGAGGGAAGCTTCTCTGGAGCTACCCTGACATGTAGCAGAGCAGAAGATCTTGATACACAGGGCTTTTCCTCAGGCAGGGAtctgccagcacagcaaagAGACCCACTGGGAGCCAGCAGCTCTCTTAGGAAGTGCTGATGGGGTCTGTGCCTTGACAGAGCAATCAACAGCCATCCCCACACGTGTGAAAAGCTGCCTGGGGAGTGCCGGAGGCCAGAGCATGACACATCAGCCTGAGTGTGGGGCTGTCAGCACTGCTGTTTGAGCAAAAGGGCATGCAAGGAAGGGTGTAGTGACCCTATCAGCTCAAGAGGCAAGTTCAGTTGGTGCTCATTGCCCTCTCAGAAGGAATACAGCTATGGTATCCACCCACAGAAAAGCTCTATCCTCTCTGCTTGCTGGAATGGATGTGGCAACTCAATCAAAGCTCCAATGAAAACATGCAGCTGGCCAGGTCTCAGGCTGCAGAGACTGCCAGAGCCTTTCAAAGGTAACTGATGAGAGAGACTGGTGGAATCATGTTCTGGTCTCCCTGGGACAGCTAACAGAcatcagaacaaaaccaaaaatggaATCAAACCTGATTCCTCTCCTGACCAGGTAGACTTCCCCTGGGGCCCAGGTTAAGGACATTACCAGGTTAAGGACATTACCAGGAAAATTCCTAGCCTGCTGTAGCCCTCAGACTATTACCCATTGCTGATCTTACAAATGGGCGGTGATGAAGCCATAGCACATAGTCCAAGAAGGATCAAAAAAGACTTCAGGGCCTTGGTGGTTGGTGAGGGAAGCTGGGGCACAGGTTATTTTTCCTACTCTCCTTCCTGTTGCAGGCAGCAACACTGGAAAAAGTCTATAAATAGATGGCTCTATGGCTGGTGTCCTGGAAACAATGTTAGGCTTTTTGTTAACAGGATGGCCTACACAGCACTAGTTTTCTGGCATCAAATGGGATTTACCTTTCACAAAGTGAGAAGAGGATCTTTCTTCAGGAGCTTGTGGAGCTCATTGGCAGAACTTTATACTAGATTTGAAGAGGCAGGAGGCTAATACCAGGCTTGCCTGTGACAAGCTGTGGAATGACACAC
The DNA window shown above is from Calypte anna isolate BGI_N300 chromosome Z, bCalAnn1_v1.p, whole genome shotgun sequence and carries:
- the NDUFAF2 gene encoding NADH dehydrogenase [ubiquinone] 1 alpha subcomplex assembly factor 2 isoform X2, producing the protein MSGAWRALRALREWVLGPAKELVGTDQFGNKYYRVPKHETRAGRIIPERRYVEAINRQAYQYEMGDFPTEWEAWIRKKRNDPPTIQEILKNENYREEMKQKIKEVSEKDKLLQAQEYKEGLIAEPVHTRVKGHASAPYYGKKEPSQDPASTASTFQPGSWMPPSSCNSSSSK
- the NDUFAF2 gene encoding NADH dehydrogenase [ubiquinone] 1 alpha subcomplex assembly factor 2 isoform X4, giving the protein MSGAWRALRALREWVLGPAKELVGTDQFGNKYYRVPKHETRAAWIRKKRNDPPTIQEILKNENYREEMKQKIKEVSEKDKLLQAQEYKEGLIAEPVHTRVKGHASAPYYGKKEPSQDPASTASTFQPGSWMPPSSCNSSSSK